A genomic window from Mesorhizobium sp. 131-2-1 includes:
- the nuoL gene encoding NADH-quinone oxidoreductase subunit L: protein MYQAIVFLPLLGFLIVGLFGTSLGAKASEYITSGFLVISAVLSWIAFFSVGFGEGEVFTVPVLRWIQSGGLDASWALRIDTLTVVMLVVVNTVSALVHIYSIGYMHHDPNRPRFFAYLSLFTFAMLMLVTADNLVQMFFGWEGVGLASYLLIGFWYKKPSANAAAIKAFVVNRVGDFGFALGIFGVFVLFGSVNLGTIFANAATFIPAEGAPEGAAVLTFLGHALDKQSAMTVVCLLLFMGAMGKSAQVPLHTWLPDAMEGPTPVSALIHAATMVTAGVFMLARLSPLFELSHSALTVVTFIGAFTAFFAATVGLVQNDIKRVIAYSTCSQLGYMFVALGVGAYGAAIFHLFTHAFFKALLFLGSGSVIHAVSDEQDMRNMGGLRTLIPKTYWMMVIGTLALTGVGIPVTVIGTAGFFSKDAIIESAFASHNLFAGTAFVLLVVAAAFTSFYSWRLIFMTFHGEPRASHEVMHHVHESPPVMLVPLFILAAGALFAGIIFHGAFIGEGYAEFWKASLFTLPENHILHEIHELPLWVELAPFIAMVIGFGVAWKFYIRSPELPGSVAANHRLLYAFLLNKWYFDELYDFLFVRPAKRLGRFLWKTGDGAVIDGLGPDGISARVVDVTNRVVKLQTGYLYHYAFAMLIGVAALVTWMML from the coding sequence ATGTATCAAGCGATCGTCTTCCTTCCGCTGCTCGGCTTCCTGATCGTCGGCCTGTTCGGCACGTCGCTCGGCGCCAAGGCGTCCGAATACATCACCTCCGGCTTCCTGGTGATTTCGGCCGTGCTGTCGTGGATCGCCTTTTTCTCCGTCGGCTTCGGCGAGGGCGAGGTGTTCACCGTGCCGGTGCTGCGCTGGATCCAGTCGGGCGGGCTCGACGCGTCGTGGGCGCTGAGGATCGACACGCTGACGGTGGTGATGCTGGTCGTCGTCAACACCGTCTCGGCGCTGGTCCACATCTACTCGATCGGCTACATGCACCACGATCCGAACCGGCCGCGCTTCTTCGCCTATCTGTCGCTGTTCACCTTCGCCATGCTGATGCTGGTGACGGCCGACAATCTGGTGCAGATGTTCTTCGGCTGGGAAGGCGTCGGTCTGGCCTCCTACCTGCTGATCGGCTTCTGGTACAAGAAGCCGTCGGCCAATGCCGCGGCGATCAAGGCCTTCGTCGTCAACCGCGTCGGCGATTTCGGCTTCGCGCTCGGCATCTTCGGCGTTTTCGTGCTGTTCGGCTCGGTCAATCTCGGCACCATCTTCGCCAATGCGGCGACCTTCATTCCGGCCGAAGGCGCGCCAGAGGGCGCCGCAGTGCTTACCTTCCTCGGCCATGCTCTGGACAAGCAGTCGGCGATGACCGTGGTCTGCCTGCTGCTCTTCATGGGCGCGATGGGCAAGTCGGCGCAGGTACCGCTGCACACCTGGCTGCCCGACGCCATGGAAGGCCCGACCCCGGTCTCGGCGCTGATCCATGCCGCCACCATGGTGACGGCTGGCGTGTTCATGCTGGCGAGGCTCTCGCCGCTGTTCGAGCTGTCGCATTCGGCACTGACGGTCGTCACCTTCATCGGCGCCTTCACTGCCTTCTTCGCGGCCACCGTCGGCCTCGTCCAGAACGACATCAAGCGCGTCATCGCCTATTCGACCTGCTCGCAGCTCGGCTACATGTTCGTGGCGCTGGGTGTCGGCGCCTACGGCGCGGCGATCTTCCATCTGTTCACGCACGCCTTCTTCAAGGCGCTGCTGTTCCTCGGCTCCGGCTCGGTCATCCACGCCGTCTCCGACGAGCAGGACATGCGCAACATGGGCGGCCTCAGGACGCTCATTCCGAAGACCTACTGGATGATGGTGATCGGCACGCTGGCGCTGACCGGCGTCGGCATCCCGGTGACGGTCATCGGCACCGCCGGCTTCTTCTCCAAGGACGCCATCATCGAAAGCGCCTTTGCCAGCCACAATCTGTTTGCCGGCACCGCCTTCGTGCTGCTGGTCGTCGCCGCGGCATTCACCTCCTTCTACTCCTGGCGGCTGATCTTCATGACCTTCCATGGCGAGCCGCGCGCCAGCCACGAGGTCATGCACCATGTCCATGAATCGCCGCCGGTGATGCTGGTGCCGCTGTTCATCCTGGCGGCCGGCGCGCTGTTTGCCGGCATCATCTTCCATGGCGCCTTCATCGGCGAGGGCTATGCCGAGTTTTGGAAGGCGTCGCTGTTCACGCTGCCGGAAAACCACATCCTGCACGAGATCCACGAATTGCCGCTGTGGGTCGAACTGGCGCCGTTCATCGCCATGGTCATCGGCTTCGGCGTCGCCTGGAAATTCTATATCCGTTCGCCGGAATTGCCGGGCAGCGTCGCTGCCAACCATCGCCTGCTCTACGCCTTCCTGCTCAACAAGTGGTATTTCGACGAGCTCTACGACTTCCTGTTCGTGCGGCCGGCGAAGCGCCTCGGCAGGTTCCTGTGGAAGACCGGCGACGGCGCCGTCATCGACGGGCTCGGGCCTGACGGGATTTCGGCGCGCGTCGTCGACGTCACCAACCGCGTCGTCAAGCTGCAGACCGGCTACCTCTACCACTACGCCTTCGCCATGCTGATCGGCGTTGCCGCACTCGTCACCTGGATGATGCTCTGA
- a CDS encoding NADH-quinone oxidoreductase subunit M, producing MTAWPILSLVTFLPLVGVLLILFINDDSENARRNIRAIALWTTGITFIISLFIWKGFDNSQAGFQFVEKFAWLDSGISYHMGVDGISMLFVILTTFLMPLCILASWEAIEKRVKAYMIAFLLLETLMIGVFCALDIVLFYVFFEAGLIPMFIIIGVWGGKRRVYASFKFFLYTLAGSVLMLLAIMAMFFQSGTTDITTLLTHNFPANMQTWLWLAFFASFAVKMPMWPVHTWLPDAHVEAPTAGSVILAAILLKMGGYGFLRFSLPMFPLASEMFAPLVFTLSVVAIIYTSLVALMQEDMKKLIAYSSVAHMGFVTMGIFAMNQEGVQGAIFQMLSHGLVSGALFLCVGVIYDRMHTREIDAYGGLVNNMPKYATVFMVFTMANVGLPGTSGFVGEFLTMLGVFRVNTWVAFFAATGVILSAAYALWLYRRVIFGALTKDSLKGLLDLSTREKAIIYPLVVLVIFFGVYPAPVFDATAASVKALVTNVTASINTAQTAAAN from the coding sequence ATGACCGCCTGGCCAATCCTCTCGCTGGTCACCTTCCTGCCGCTGGTGGGGGTGCTGCTCATCCTGTTTATCAACGATGACAGTGAAAACGCGCGCCGCAACATCCGCGCCATCGCGCTGTGGACGACGGGCATCACCTTCATCATCTCGCTGTTCATCTGGAAGGGTTTCGACAATTCGCAGGCCGGCTTCCAGTTCGTCGAGAAGTTCGCCTGGCTGGATTCCGGCATCTCCTACCATATGGGCGTCGACGGCATCTCGATGCTGTTCGTCATCCTCACCACCTTCCTGATGCCGCTCTGCATCCTGGCCTCGTGGGAAGCGATCGAGAAGCGAGTCAAGGCCTACATGATCGCCTTCCTGCTGCTGGAAACGCTGATGATCGGCGTGTTCTGCGCGCTCGACATCGTGCTGTTCTACGTCTTCTTCGAAGCTGGCCTGATCCCGATGTTCATCATCATCGGCGTCTGGGGCGGCAAGCGGCGCGTCTACGCCTCGTTCAAGTTCTTCCTCTATACGCTAGCAGGCTCGGTGCTGATGCTGCTCGCCATCATGGCGATGTTCTTCCAGTCCGGAACCACCGACATCACGACGCTCCTGACGCACAACTTCCCGGCCAACATGCAGACCTGGCTGTGGCTCGCCTTCTTCGCCTCCTTCGCGGTGAAGATGCCGATGTGGCCGGTGCACACCTGGCTGCCGGACGCGCACGTCGAGGCGCCGACGGCGGGCTCGGTGATCCTGGCCGCCATCCTGCTGAAGATGGGCGGGTACGGCTTCCTGCGCTTCTCGCTGCCGATGTTCCCGCTGGCGTCGGAGATGTTCGCGCCGCTGGTGTTCACGCTCTCGGTCGTCGCCATCATCTACACCTCGCTGGTGGCGCTGATGCAGGAGGACATGAAGAAGCTGATCGCCTATTCGTCGGTCGCCCATATGGGCTTCGTCACCATGGGCATCTTCGCCATGAACCAGGAAGGGGTGCAGGGCGCGATCTTCCAGATGCTCAGCCACGGCCTCGTGTCGGGCGCGCTGTTCCTTTGCGTCGGCGTCATCTACGACCGCATGCACACGCGCGAGATCGACGCCTATGGCGGGCTGGTCAACAACATGCCGAAATACGCCACCGTGTTCATGGTCTTCACCATGGCCAATGTCGGCCTGCCCGGCACCAGCGGCTTCGTCGGCGAGTTCCTGACCATGCTCGGCGTGTTCCGGGTCAACACCTGGGTGGCGTTCTTCGCCGCCACCGGCGTCATCCTGTCGGCCGCCTATGCGCTCTGGCTCTATCGCCGGGTGATCTTCGGCGCGCTGACCAAGGACAGCCTGAAGGGCCTGCTCGACCTCTCCACGCGCGAGAAGGCGATCATCTATCCGCTGGTGGTGCTGGTCATCTTCTTCGGCGTCTACCCGGCGCCGGTCTTCGATGCGACGGCCGCTTCGGTCAAGGCGCTCGTCACCAACGTCACCGCATCCATCAATACCGCGCAGACCGCGGCGGCGAACTGA
- a CDS encoding biotin--[acetyl-CoA-carboxylase] ligase, protein MAFRLAPTAASEGFRLEAHDTVGSTNALALAHAREGDPGKLWVVSKKQESGRGRRGRAWATPEGNLAATLLLVTGGELRLAATLGFVAGLALADALDAVVPQGRIAIGLDGASQGKNRFELKWPNDVLASGAKLAGILLESALLEGGRAAVAVGIGVNVVAYPEDLPYPATSLRALGAACDAETLFLALSDAWNENARVWDEGRGLAAIRRRWLARAAGLGGEVAVRVDGNVVRGTFETIDEDCRFVIRDDEGSVVTIAAGDVHFGAVASAQR, encoded by the coding sequence ATGGCGTTTCGGCTGGCTCCAACCGCGGCGTCGGAAGGGTTCCGGCTCGAAGCCCATGACACGGTCGGCTCGACCAACGCGCTGGCGCTCGCCCATGCGCGGGAAGGGGATCCGGGCAAGCTCTGGGTCGTCTCCAAGAAGCAGGAAAGCGGGCGCGGCCGGCGCGGCCGGGCCTGGGCGACGCCCGAAGGCAATCTGGCGGCTACGCTGCTTCTGGTCACCGGCGGCGAGTTGCGGCTTGCCGCGACGCTCGGCTTCGTCGCCGGACTGGCGCTTGCCGACGCGCTCGATGCCGTGGTGCCGCAAGGCCGGATCGCGATCGGCCTCGACGGCGCCAGTCAGGGCAAGAACCGCTTCGAGCTGAAATGGCCGAACGACGTGCTCGCCTCCGGCGCCAAGCTTGCCGGCATCCTGCTGGAATCGGCGCTGCTCGAGGGCGGCCGCGCCGCGGTCGCGGTCGGCATCGGCGTCAATGTGGTGGCATATCCCGAGGATTTGCCGTATCCGGCAACATCGCTGCGCGCGCTTGGCGCAGCCTGCGATGCCGAAACCCTGTTCCTGGCGCTGTCGGATGCCTGGAACGAGAATGCCAGGGTGTGGGACGAAGGGCGCGGGCTTGCCGCCATCAGACGGCGCTGGCTGGCGCGCGCCGCGGGGCTCGGCGGCGAGGTTGCTGTCAGGGTTGACGGTAATGTGGTGCGCGGGACGTTCGAGACCATTGACGAGGACTGCCGTTTCGTGATCCGCGACGATGAGGGATCTGTCGTGACGATCGCCGCCGGCGACGTGCATTTCGGCGCTGTCGCGTCGGCTCAGAGATAA
- the nuoN gene encoding NADH-quinone oxidoreductase subunit NuoN gives MTSDLLSSLSLSTPELILAIGALALLMVGAYSRSDTTMTVTGLAVAILVLAGFWVATSSGQGTAYGSAFVQDSFARFMKMLALIGSAVTLVMSMRFAKQEHFDKFEYPVLILLCTLGMMLMISANGMIGLYLGLELQSLAIYVLAAINRDSVRSTEAGLKYFVLGALSSGMLLYGISLIYGYTGNTGFQEIASALGSGERQLGLVFGLVFVLAGLAFKISAVPFHMWTPDVYEGAPTPVTAFLAAAPKMAAMALIVRVTMGAFKPIASDWQQIIVFISIASMALGAFAAIGQTNIKRLMAYSSIGHMGYALVGLAANSQAGVRGVAIYMLIYLVMTLGTFAFILAMRRKEGNVEQISDLAGLASTNPIMATILTILMFSLAGIPPLAGFWGKWYVFLAAINANLYALAIIGVLASVVGAYYYLRIIKIMWFDEPVGGFVPMASELRLVLGVSGAFVLFYVLIGGPIGTYAEAAAKTFF, from the coding sequence ATGACGTCGGACCTTCTCTCCAGCCTTTCGCTCTCGACGCCGGAGCTTATCCTCGCCATCGGCGCGCTGGCGCTGTTGATGGTGGGCGCCTATTCGCGCTCCGACACGACCATGACGGTGACCGGCCTTGCCGTTGCCATACTGGTGCTCGCCGGCTTCTGGGTGGCCACTTCCAGCGGGCAGGGCACGGCCTATGGTAGCGCCTTCGTCCAGGATTCCTTCGCCCGCTTCATGAAGATGCTGGCGCTGATCGGCTCGGCGGTGACGTTGGTCATGTCAATGCGCTTCGCCAAGCAGGAGCATTTCGACAAGTTCGAATATCCGGTGCTGATCCTGCTCTGCACGCTCGGCATGATGCTGATGATCTCGGCCAACGGCATGATCGGGCTCTATCTCGGCCTCGAATTGCAGTCGCTGGCGATCTACGTGCTGGCGGCGATCAACCGCGACAGCGTCCGCTCGACCGAGGCGGGCCTCAAATATTTCGTGCTCGGCGCGCTGTCGTCGGGCATGCTGCTCTACGGCATCTCGCTGATCTACGGCTACACCGGCAACACCGGTTTCCAGGAGATCGCCAGCGCCCTCGGCAGCGGCGAGCGCCAGCTCGGCCTGGTCTTCGGCCTGGTCTTTGTGCTGGCCGGCCTCGCCTTCAAGATCTCGGCGGTGCCGTTCCACATGTGGACGCCGGACGTCTATGAGGGTGCGCCGACCCCAGTGACGGCCTTCCTGGCGGCGGCGCCGAAGATGGCAGCGATGGCACTGATCGTGCGCGTCACCATGGGCGCGTTCAAACCGATCGCGTCGGACTGGCAGCAGATCATCGTCTTCATCTCGATCGCCTCGATGGCGCTCGGCGCCTTCGCGGCGATCGGCCAGACCAACATCAAGCGGCTGATGGCCTATTCCTCGATCGGTCACATGGGCTACGCGCTGGTCGGTCTTGCCGCCAACAGCCAGGCCGGCGTGCGCGGCGTCGCCATCTACATGCTGATCTATCTGGTGATGACGCTCGGCACCTTCGCCTTCATCCTCGCCATGCGGCGTAAGGAGGGTAATGTCGAGCAGATCAGCGATCTCGCCGGCCTCGCCTCGACCAATCCGATCATGGCGACGATCCTCACCATCCTGATGTTCTCGCTGGCCGGCATTCCGCCGCTCGCCGGCTTCTGGGGGAAGTGGTACGTCTTCCTCGCCGCCATCAACGCCAATCTCTACGCGCTGGCGATCATCGGCGTTCTGGCCTCGGTGGTGGGCGCCTACTATTATCTGCGCATCATCAAGATCATGTGGTTCGACGAGCCGGTCGGCGGTTTCGTGCCGATGGCCAGCGAACTGCGCCTCGTGCTTGGCGTCAGCGGCGCCTTCGTGCTGTTCTACGTGCTGATCGGCGGGCCGATCGGCACCTATGCCGAAGCCGCGGCGAAGACCTTCTTCTGA
- the nuoK gene encoding NADH-quinone oxidoreductase subunit NuoK — MVVGIAHYLTVSAILFTLGVFGIFLNRKNIIVILMSVELILLAVNINFVAFSAALGDLVGQVFALFVLTVAAAEAAIGLAILVVFFRNRGSIAVEDVNMMKG, encoded by the coding sequence ATGGTCGTCGGCATCGCGCACTACCTCACCGTATCGGCGATTCTGTTCACGCTCGGCGTGTTCGGCATCTTTTTGAATCGCAAGAACATCATCGTCATCCTGATGTCGGTCGAACTGATCCTGCTTGCGGTCAACATCAATTTCGTCGCCTTCTCGGCGGCGCTCGGCGATCTCGTCGGACAGGTGTTCGCGCTGTTCGTGCTGACGGTCGCCGCGGCCGAGGCCGCGATCGGTCTTGCCATTCTCGTCGTCTTCTTCCGCAACCGCGGCTCGATCGCGGTCGAAGACGTCAACATGATGAAGGGTTGA